The following proteins come from a genomic window of Miscanthus floridulus cultivar M001 chromosome 2, ASM1932011v1, whole genome shotgun sequence:
- the LOC136540170 gene encoding beta-glucuronosyltransferase GlcAT14A-like: MRKLTPAHRLRWMRALLLALPLVSLPILYAALGTARSSSSSSSAPRLPQQQQRRRAPPRLAYLITGAGPGEGPRIRRLLRALYHPWNYYLVGVAGEDERMDLEAFVRGQEAPRRYGNVRVAAAVEWGAVSRRGPTELGATLHAAAVLLREFDGWSWFINLSASDYPLMPQDDILHIFSYMPRDLNFIEHTSNIGWKEHQRARPIILDPALQVPNKTEVVTTKEKRSMPSAFKIFVGSSWVMLSRSFLEFCLLGWDNLPRTLLMYFTNFLSSSEGYFHTVICNSEYYQNTTVNSDLRFMAWDNPPRTHPVNLTTEHFDAMANSGAPFAHSFANDNSVLDMIDAKLLGRAPDCFTPGGWCLGSSVGGKDPCTFLGRSFILRPTKGSAKLEKLLLKLLEPDNFRPKQCK; the protein is encoded by the exons ATGAGGAAGCTGACGCCGGCGCACCGCCTCCGGTGGATGCGCGCGCTGCTCCTCGCGCTCCCGCTCGTCTCGCTCCCCATCCTCTACGCGGCGCTCGGCACGGCgcgctcgtcgtcgtcctcgtcctcggcgCCGCGGctaccgcagcagcagcagcggcggagGGCGCCGCCGAGGCTGGCGTACCTCATCACGGGCGCGGGCCCCGGGGAGGGCCCGCGGATCCGGAGGCTGCTGCGGGCGCTCTACCACCCGTGGAACTACTACCTCGTCGGCGTGGCGGGGGAGGACGAGCGCATGGATCTCGAGGCCTTCGTGCGCGGCCAGGAGGCGCCGCGCCGGTACGGCAACGTCCGGGTGGCGGCCGCGGTGGAGTGGGGCGCCGTCTCGCGGAGGGGCCCCACCGAATTGGGGGCCACGCTCCACGCCGCCGCTGTGCTGCTCCGGGAGTTCGACGGCTGGAGCTGGTTCATCAACCTCAGCGCCTCCGATTATCCGCTCATGCCCCAAGATG ACATCCTTCATATCTTCTCATACATGCCAAGAGACCTCAATTTCATTGAGCACACAAGCAATATTGGTTGGAAAGA GCACCAAAGAGCCCGACCAATCATTTTAGATCCAGCATTGCAGGTCCCAAATAAAACTGAGGTTGTAACAACAAAGGAGAAAAGGAGTATGCCCTCAGCTTTCAAAATATTTGTAG GTTCGTCTTGGGTGATGCTTAGTCGATCATTCCTGGAGTTTTGCTTATTGGGATGGGACAACCTTCCTCGCACACTACTGATGTATTTCACCAACTTCCTCTCATCCTCAGAAGGCTACTTCCACACAGTGATCTGCAACTCAGAGTACTACCAGAACACCACTGTCAACAGTGATCTGCGTTTCATGGCTTGGGATAACCCCCCTCGGACGCACCCTGTTAACCTCACAACAGAGCATTTTGATGCAATGGCAAACAGCGGGGCGCCATTTGCACACTCCTTTGCCAATGATAATTCAGTCCTGGATATGATTGACGCCAAGTTGTTGGGCCGAGCACCTGACTGCTTCACCCCGGGTGGATGGTGCTTGGGTAGCTCAGTAGGCGGGAAAGATCCGTGTACCTTCTTGGGAAGGTCCTTTATTCTCAGGCCGACCAAAGGCTCGGCTAAGCTAGAGAAGTTGTTGTTGAAACTTTTGGAACCTGATAACTTCAGGCCTAAACAGTGTAAATAA
- the LOC136540171 gene encoding heat shock 70 kDa protein 4-like: protein MAASKVDGPAIGIDLGTTYSCVAVWRHDRGEVIANDQGNRLTPSCVAFTISERLVGEAAVNQAALNPTNTIFEVKRLIGRRFSDESVQEDVKLWPFKVVAGDDERPMIVVQHEGKEKQFMPEEISSMVLVKMRETAEVYLGKKIKNAVITVPVYFNNSQRQATIDAGAIAGLNVMRIINEPTAAALAYGLEKMPVRNKRRTVLVFDLGGGTFDVSLLNIDPGVGMDKGLFEVVAIAGDTHLGGADFDNEMVKYSLREFTRKHGEMDIHSNQKALRRLRTACERAKRMLSSTAQTTIEVDSLHDGIDFCTTITRSRFEELNKDLFSKCMKALDKCLCDAKMDKSSVHDVVLVGGSTRIPKVQSMLRDFFCGKELCRSINPDEAVAYGAAIQASILSGGTDDGRLVDMLLREVTPLSLGIEIRDDCTMSVVIPRNTAIPIKKTAPFTTLYDNQTSVSFPVYEGESASTKDNNLLGEFRLTDVPPAPKGVPGFDVTFDIDANGVMKVSAEDRDTGRKNSITVVNHGGRMRKEEIARLVQEAEK from the exons ATGGCGGCCTCGAAGGTCGACGGGCCGGCGATCGGCATCGACCTGGGGACGACCTACTCCTGCGTGGCCGTCTGGCGGCACGACCGCGGCGAggtcatcgccaacgaccagGGCAACCGCCTCACGCCGTCGTGCGTGGCGTTCACCATCTCCGAGAGGCTCGTCGGCGAGGCGGCGGTGAACCAGGCCGCCTTGAACCccaccaacaccatcttcg AAGTGAAGCGACTAATCGGCCGCCGATTCAGCGACGAATCTGTACAAGAAGATGTCAAATTGTGGCCTTTCAAAGTCGTCGCAGGTGATGACGAACGGCCAATGATCGTGGTGCAGCATGAAGGCAAGGAGAAGCAGTTCATGCCTGAGGAGATCTCCTCCATGGTGCTGGTCAAGATGAGAGAGACAGCTGAGGTATATCTCGGTAAAAAGATCAAGAACGCTGTCATCACCGTGCCTGTCTACTTCAACAACTCCCAGCGCCAGGCTACCATTGACGCCGGTGCCATTGCCGGCCTAAATGTCATGCGCATTATCAATGAGCCAACCGCCGCTGCCCTTGCATATGGTCTTGAGAAGATGCCAGTCAGGAACAAACGAAGGACGGTGCTCGTCTTTGATCTTGGTGGAGGTACCTTTGATGTCTCCCTCCTCAACATTGATCCGGGAGTCGGCATGGATAAGGGTCTCTTCGAGGTGGTGGCCATCGCCGGTGACACTCACCTTGGCGGGGCGGACTTCGACAACGAGATGGTGAAATACTCTCTCCGGGAGTTCACACGGAAACACGGGGAGATGGACATCCATAGCAACCAGAAGGCGCTTCGGCGTCTGAGGACTGCCTGCGAGAGAGCAAAGAGGATGCTGTCTTCCACTGCACAGACCACCATTGAGGTTGACTCGCTCCATGACGGCATTGACTTCTGCACCACCATCACCCGATCTCGATTTGAGGAGCTGAACAAGGATCTTTTCAGCAAGTGCATGAAGGCTCTGGATAAGTGCTTATGCGATGCCAAGATGGACAAGAGCAGCGTCCACGACGTCGTCCTCGTGGGCGGCTCCACCCGTATCCCCAAGGTGCAGAGCATGCTTCGGGATTTCTTCTGTGGAAAGGAGCTTTGCCGGAGCATCAACCCTGATGAAGCTGTTGCGTACGGTGCTGCCATCCAGGCCTCTATTCTCAGTGGTGGAACCGACGATGGGAGATTAGTGGATATGCTTCTGCGTGAAGTTACGCCACTCTCGCTTGGAATAGAGATCAGGGATGATTGTACAATGAGCGTGGTTATCCCGAGGAACACTGCCATCCCGATCAAAAAGACGGCGCCTTTCACCACCCTCTAcgacaaccagaccagcgtttcATTTCCAGTGTATGAGGGCGAGAGCGCGAGCACCAAGGACAACAATCTGCTCGGCGAGTTCAGGCTCACCGATGTACCCCCGGCACCGAAGGGTGTACCTGGTTTCGATGTCACCTTCGATATCGATGCAAACGGCGTCATGAAGGTGTCCGCGGAGGACAGGGACACTGGGCGGAAGAACAGCATCACCGTCGTTAACCACGGCGGTCGAATGCGCAAGGAGGAAATCGCGCGCTTGGTGCAGGAGGCCGAGAAGTAA